Proteins encoded within one genomic window of Ailuropoda melanoleuca isolate Jingjing chromosome 16, ASM200744v2, whole genome shotgun sequence:
- the LOC100471205 gene encoding keratin, type II cytoskeletal 73 — protein MSHQFTYKSGAATKGGFSGCSAVLSGGSSSSYRAGGKGFSGGFGSRSLYSLGGTRSISLNMASGSGRAGSYGFSRGRASGFAGSLFGSVALGPVCPSVCPPGGIHQVTINKNLLAPLNVELDPEIQKVRTQEREQIKALNNKFASFIDKVRFLEQQNQVLETKWELLQQLDLNNCKNNLEPILEGYISNLRKQLEMLSGDRVRLDSELRSMRDGVEDYKRRYEEEINKRTTAENEFVVLKKDVDAAYMSKVELQAKVDALDGEIKFFKCLYEGEIAQIQSHISDTSVILSMDNNRNLDLDSIIAEVRAQYEEIALKSKAEAEALYQTKFQELQLVAGQHGDDLKHIKNEISELTRLIQRLRSEIESVKKQCSNLETAIADAEQRGDCALKDARAKLDELEAALLQAKEELARLLREYQELLSTKLALDVEIATYRKLLEGEECRMSGEYTNSVSISVISSTTAGTTGAGAGFGFSGAGTYGYRPSSVSGGYGMLSGGCVTGSGNCSPRGEAKTRLGSVSEFKDPQGKTSALSSPAKKTTR, from the exons ATGAGCCACCAATTCACCTACAAGTCGGGAGCTGCTACCAAGGGGGGCTTCAGTGGCTGCTCGGCGGTGCTCTCAGGGGGCAGCTCATCTTCCTACCGGGCAGGGGGCAAAGGCTTCAGCGGGGGCTTCGGAAGCCGGAGCCTCTACAGCTTGGGGGGAACCCGGAGCATCTCCCTCAACATGGCCAGTGGCAGTGGACGGGCAGGGAGCTATGGGTTTAGTCGAGGCCGGGCCAGTGGCTTTGCTGGCAGCTTGTTCGGCAGTGTGGCCCTGGGGCCCGTGTGTCCGTCCGTGTGCCCTCCGGGGGGCATCCACCAGGTCACCATCAACAAGAACCTCTTGGCCCCCCTCAACGTGGAGCTGGACCCGGAGATCCAGAAAGTGCGCACCCAGGAGCGGGAGCAGATCAAGGCTCTGAACAATAAATTTGCCTCCTTCATCGACAAG GTGCGGTTCCTGGAGCAGCAGAACCAGGTGCTGGAGACCAAGTGGGAGCTGCTGCAGCAGCTGGACCTGAACAACTGTAAGAACAACCTGGAGCCCATCCTCGAGGGCTACATCAGCAACCTGCGCAAACAGCTGGAGATGTTATCCGGGGACAGGGTGCGGCTGGACTCGGAGCTGAGGAGCATGCGGGACGGGGTGGAGGACTACAAGAGGAG GTATGAGGAGGAAATCAACAAGCGTACAACTGCCGAGAATGAATTTGTGGTGCTCAAGAAG GATGTGGATGCGGCTTACATGAGCAAGGTGGAACTGCAGGCCAAGGTGGATGCCCTGGATGGAGAAATCAAGTTCTTCAAGTGCCTGTATGAAGGG GAGATCGCTcagatccagtcccacatcagtgACACGTCTGTCATCTTATCCATGGACAACAACCGGAACCTAGACCTGGACAGCATCATTGCTGAGGTCCGTGCCCAGTATGAGGAGATCGCCCTGAAGAGCAAGGCCGAGGCCGAGGCCCTGTACCAGACCAAG TTCCAGGAGCTCCAGCTAGTGGCCGGCCAGCATGGGGATGACCTCAAACACATCAAGAATGAGATCTCTGAACTGACTCGGCTTATCCAAAGACTGCGCTCAGAGATTGAGAGTGTGAAGAAGCAG TGCTCCAACCTGGAGACGGCCATCGCCGATGCCGAGCAGCGGGGCGACTGTGCCCTGAAGGACGCCCGGGCCAAGCTGGACGAGCTGGAGGCCGCCCTGCTCCAGGCCAAGGAGGAGCTGGCCCGGCTGCTGCGCGAGTACCAGGAGCTCCTGAGCACGAAGCTGGCCCTGGACGTGGAGATCGCCACCTACCGCAAGCTGCTGGAGGGCGAGGAGTGCAG GATGTCGGGAGAATACACCAACTCCGTGAGCATCT CGGTCATCAGCAGCACCACGGCGGGGACCACGGGCGCCGGGGCCGGCTTCGGTTTCAGCGGTGCCGGCACCTACGGTTATCGGCCCAGCTCGGTCTCGGGGGGCTACGGCATGCTGTCGGGGGGCTGTGTCACTGGCAGTGGGAACTGCAGCCCCCGCGGGGAGGCCAAAACCAGGCTGGGGAGTGTCAGTGAGTTCAAGGACCCCCAGGGGAAGACCTCTGCTCTGAGCTCCCCCGCCAAGAAAACCACAAGATAA